In a genomic window of Thalassophryne amazonica chromosome 12, fThaAma1.1, whole genome shotgun sequence:
- the LOC117522335 gene encoding junctional protein associated with coronary artery disease, with translation MYSVEDLLISHGYKLPKSGPPSAATYDKRPPECQRDLVDNRAGRGALNGYESDRGPPVSGIYSTRQALVKGYPGAESESGERNLRRLEVASCILGDAQPLGDSLATDSGFYDVPSLTYSEPLSHEDRDISYWRRRGQDFSILLDYADGRELRASAGAWRPQALITAEELRAERQAQQLWEDISWLRDPDAGPGQLRVTGERKCQSLGTEEWRPAVGLGRQLSDGDGERWAQDPYRLRTPEGFFHPRTKAKSQSLPRVLSPERNESRELIPYRPSLPDRQQRFNSTLFSGPYSRYIYSGASGRDRWGRNAGPSSHVALLPKPRFSRPLKPPSYEIHQQTRGSAEILAIDQGAKQKDRQIYYPRGGDLRHDYYAQHAAISGMEPPGYIPPPSYRRAPPPRPISIHRNEMANLRWRAEALQMPMSDPGRWLSRQSGVSWLDHYRDRGLSYRKQGYEEQPAHSRQLPTEDPRARQISGGPGGNSLTDSDKIRSINKETPCAKILGQSTSDSAFPPQQGPAVNTDNRKASVNEKPSDTDTSNRRNRGIGKKSDSLGQFFPSSILGKPPPPPCKPADQGVSETVPEVKKVEQPDPPEKDKTKNLKKRLSETIFCLVSVPVTPQLIGPSRDQNNNNEKSPDPADSPSENKTGHLTNQSLQSTSSAEAELQALTGSIGSSKASSRASSKMFKKISCRPPKINHYKELKLSGSWPSNQYRDQETQTSPETQKPDPENKEAQQDPVPPGPEAPPDGSSVVGTAFTFPIQGVKSLKLSSNSAFSLTTTFSNQLNKSTAQPAAAPPSGNTEESKPAASSRKEAYEQFLLKPTSQRPWDAVKELETIKKEVQEQQQQSSKQPSVDKCIEDLNEAYKDILELGTASNKAPNGSVQIPERIKIRLTSEPLNKPSSLRRSAVSWSVDPEYREVKSAFSRPATKSVTFSKQLREELPVPPRETGFREYRVVAHLSRRRSTDGRTVKLDLPDEPIETPLCDFSPTTNTTAAEVPWADRQPMQDASTLTSPPDYEDICQALRQSRDSTDVNKASAGNSKSDPEAFQDLGVDSEEECPICKRELENQMRQGPLPPLHEENSSDSSGNQSGSPPQRAALESPARDPETLEPNESRRDESESGEGAEKEMQPSLTEENVGGDDKLDSVQAENLDNLCMNKPAESVEDNGTAEQKTSGTLATDPPADSHMKEEQDVSEAVTTGEDLREREGGAGETSQGSVDTEEAGQSDEGKEQENAKSDNEEKQETKPAVVPEHRLGLWTQLGRDHPGLPEFPPDRLPLSVPPNPDRRLSLCLEGERRSKGPAQRIEALQNKLAISPGRVAVERLAWMREVDVMYRMRRLSIRSSDSGEGDAEEGSKVDQVEEPLHAPQPDDEKDREITDSQPVSEETTVQDKEELSLPGAGYFLYTVSCSASSR, from the exons GTTCTACGATGTTCCCAGTTTGACCTATTCAGAGCCGCTGAGCCATGAGGACCGGGACATTTCCTACTGGAGAAGGCGAGGTCAGGACTTCAGCATTCTCTTGGACTACGCTGACGGCAGGGAGCTGAGGGCCTCTGCTGGCGCCTGGAGGCCACAGGCCCTAATCACAGCCGAAGAACTGAGGGCAGAGAGGCAAGCGCAGCAGCTATGGGAGGACATTTCCTGGCTGCGAGATCCAGATGCAGGACCTGGTCAGCTGAGGGTGACTGGGGAGAGGAAGTGCCAAAGCCTGGGTACAGAGGAGTGGCGGCCTGCTGTGGGCCTAGGGAGGCAGCTGTCGGACGGGGATGGAGAGCGATGGGCTCAGGACCCGTATCGCCTGAGGACCCCTGAAGGATTTTTTCACCCCAGAACTAAAGCCAAATCTCAGTCTCTTCCCAGAGTTTTGTCGCCTGAGAGAAATGAAAGCAGAGAACTCATTCCTTACAGGCCAAGTTTGCCTGATAGGCAGCAGAGGTTCAACAGCACGCTCTTCTCTGGACCGTACAGTAGGTATATTTATAGTGGTGCTAGTGGCAGGGACCGGTGGGGCAGGAACGCCGGGCCAAGCAGCCATGTTGCACTTTTACCAAAGCCCAGGTTCAGCAGGCCTTTAAAGCCGCCGTCATATGAGATTCACCAGCAGACTCGGGGTAGCGCAGAGATACTTGCTATAGACCAGGGTGCCAAACAGAAAGACAGGCAAATCTATTATCCAAGAGGTGGAGATCTTAGACACGACTACTACGCACAACACGCTGCCATCTCTGGAATGGAACCCCCTGGCTACATCCCGCCCCCATCTTACCGACGAGCCCCACCTCCAAGGCCAATTTCAATCCACCGCAATGAAATGGCAAATCTGAGATGGAGGGCAGAGGCTCTGCAGATGCCCATGTCAGATCCTGGAAGGTGGCTTTCTAGACAGTCAGGAGTTTCATGGCTGGACCATTACAGGGATCGTGGTTTGTCCTATCGAAAACAAGGCTACGAGGAACAGCCGGCTCATTCTCGTCAACTACCCACCGAAGACCCGAGAGCGAGGCAAATCTCAGGAGGACCTGGCGGGAATTCTCTGACTGACTCAGACAAGATTCGCAGCATCAACAAAGAAACTCCATGCGCTAAGATTTTAGGACAATCTACAAGTGATAGTGCCTTTCCTCCCCAACAGGGGCCAGCTGTCAATACTGACAACCGTAAAGCATCTGTCAATGAAAAACCATCGGACACTGACACTAGTAACCGGCGAAACAGGGGTATCGGTAAAAAAAGTGACAGCTTAGGTCAGTTTTTTCCTTCATCTATTCTAGGTAAACCTCCACCTCCTCCGTGCAAACCGGCTGACCAGGGTGTCTCTGAAACTGTACCAGAAGTTAAAAAGGTGGAACAGCCTGATCCACCCGAGAAAGACAAAACCAAGAATTTAAAAAAGAGACTTAGCGAGACCATATTTTGTTTAGTGTCTGTGCCTGTTACTCCGCAGCTAATTGGGCCATCGCGTGATCAGAACAACAACAACGAGAAGTCGCCGGACCCCGCCGACAGCCCTAGTGAGAACAAAACCGGCCATCTAACAAACCAAAGTCTCCAAAGCACATCGTCAGCCGAGGCTGAGCTGCAGGCTCTTACCGGTAGCATAGGGAGCAGCAAAGCAAGCAGTCGAGCAAGCAGCAAAATGTTCAAGAAAATATCCTGCCGACCCCCTAAAATAAACCATTACAAGGAGCTGAAACTATCAGGATCCTGGCCTTCAAACCAGTATCGAGACCAGGAGACGCAAACTAGTCCAGAGACCCAAAAACCTGACCCTGAAAACAAGGAAGCACAACAAGACCCCGTCCCTCCTGGCCCTGAAGCCCCTCCTGACGGCAGCAGTGTCGTGGGCACTGCCTTCACTTTTCCTATACAGGGGGTGAAGAGCCTGAAACTTTCCAGTAACAGTGCTTTTTCCCTGACCACCACTTTCTCCAACCAGCTGAACAAGAGCACAGCTCAGCCGGCAGCAGCACCACCCTCAGGAAACACGGAGGAGTCCAAACCAGCAGCAAGCAGCCGAAAAGAAGCTTACGAGCAGTTTCTGCTAAAACCGACCAGCCAGCGGCCGTGGGATGCTGTCAAAGAGTTGGAGACCATCAAAAAAGAAGTCCAGGAACAACAACAGCAAAGCAGCAAGCAGCCCAGTGTTGACAAATGCATAGAGGACCTTAATGAGGCCTACAAAGACATCTTGGAGCTAGGCACGGCCAGCAATAAAGCCCCAAATGGTTCTGTTCAAATCCCTGAACGTATTAAGATCCGACTGACATCGGAACCTCTTAACAAGCCCAGCAGCCTTAGGCGCAGTGCCGTCAGTTGGTCTGTTGACCCTGAGTACAGGGAGGTTAAGAGCGCCTTCTCCAGGCCTGCAACAAAGTCGGTAACCTTCAGCAAGCAGCTCAGAGAAGAGCTCCCTGTCCCACCTCGAGAGACGGGCTTCAGAGAATACAGGGTTGTCGCACATCTTTCACGGAGACGCAGCACCGACGGGAGGACAGTGAAGCTGGACCTGCCAGATGAGCCCATCGAAACACCTCTTTGTGACTTCAGCCCAACAACAAACACTACAGCAGCCGAAGTGCCGTGGGCAGATCGGCAGCCCATGCAGGATGCTTCCACACTCACGAGTCCTCCCGACTATGAGGACATATGTCAGGCGCTGCGCCAATCTAGAGACTCAACAGATGTCAATAAAGCATCTGCAGGTAATTCCAAATCTGATCCAGAGGCTTTTCAAGATCTCGGCGTTGATTCCGAGGAAGAATGCCCGATTTGTAAACGAGAGCTTGAGAATCAGATGAGACAGGGTCCGTTACCTCCACTTCACGAGGAGAACAGCTCGGACAGCTCTGGCAATCAAAGCGGCAGTCCACCACAACGTGCTGCATTAGAAAGTCCAGCAAGGGATCCAGAAACACTGGAGCCAAATGAGTCCAGACGAGATGAGTCAGAGTCGGGTGAAGGCGCTGAAAAGGAGATGCAGCCGTCGCTGACTGAGGAAAATGTGGGAGGGGAtgataaactggacagtgttcagGCAGAGAACTTGGACAATTTGTGTATGAATAAGCCTGCTGAGAGTGTAGAAGATAATGGAACTGCAGAGCAGAAGACATCAGGGACATTAGCCACTGATCCGCCTGCAGACTCCCACATGAAAGAGGAACAGGATGTTAGTGAAGCAGTGACTACAGGAGAGGACTTAAGAGAGAGGGAAGGAGGTGcaggagaaacatctcaaggtagTGTAGATACAGAAGAAGCTGGACAGAGTGATGAGGGTAAAGAACAAGAAAATGCAAAGTCTGACAATGAGGAAAAGCAAGAGACAAAGCCGGCAGTTGTCCCAGAGCACAGACTCGGTCTGTGGACACAGCTGGGACGAGACCACCCAGGGTTACCGGAGTTTCCACCAGATAGACTGCCACTGTCAGTTCCTCCAAACCCAGACCGCAGGTTGTCTCTTTGCTTGGAGGGGGAGAGGAGGAGCAAGGGCCCCGCCCAGCGCATTGAGGCTCTGCAGAACAAGCTGGCCATTTCCCCAGGTCGGGTGGCAGTGGAGCGCCTGGCGTGGATGAGGGAGGTGGATGTTATGTATCGTATGAGGCGCCTCAGTATCAGGAGTTCTGACTCTGGGGAGGGAGATGCAGAGGAAGGGAGCAAAGTGGATCAAGTGGAGGAGCCcctccacgctccacagcccgatGATGAAAAAGACCGCGAGATCACTGATTCTCAGCCGGTCTCTGAGGAAACGACAGTGCAAGATAAGGAGGAGCTGTCACTCCCAG gagcaggttattttctctacaccgtCAGCTGTTCCGCCTCCTCCCGGTAg